The Chryseobacterium indologenes genomic sequence TATATTTTAGTTGGGGATAATAATGACAACCCAAAACTGCTCTACTGATATACTTTTTGACTTGAAAAAGAAAGCACCGAGAGAGAATTCGGTGCTTAGCTATATTTGATCATCTTCTAAGGAGGAAGATAACACTAAAATAAAATTTAATTCTGATATTCCGTTTGAAAAAGAAAAAATTAAATAACCATTTCTCTAGGCTAATAAATTAGGACGGAATTATTGATTTAAGTGTTTCAGGATAACGGTCGCCTTTAATAGCACCCATTGAAAAAGTGCTGTCCAAAAACAGAAGCTCTTCATTGGTAAATTTTATTTCAAGTGCTTTCAGGTTATCCGACACTCTCTCAGGACATCCCATTCCGATGATAGGTATAATATCATTTCCCTGATTGAGCAACCATGCAACTGCTATCTGGCTGGGGCTATATCCTTTTTGGGCACTAAAGTCTTTTAGAAAGTCAATGATTTCCAGATTTGCCGTAAGATTTTCGCTGTTGAATCTAGGCAGGGTGCTTCTGTAATCAGATTTAGAAAACGGGCCATTAATATCGCCTGTAAGGAGACCATAATAGAGAACTGAATAGGGTATCACTGAAATTTCCAAAGACCTTGCCATAGGTAAAATTTCATGCTCAATGAATCTGGTAGCCAGTGAATATTCAATTTCAAGTGCGGAAACCGGATATATTTCATTCGCAATCTTAAGCTGCCGGGCATTTACCTCTGACATACCAAGGTATCGGACTTTTCCTTCTTTAATAAGGTCTGCAATTGCTCCTACGGTATCCTCTAACGGAACATTGGGGTCTATGCGTGCGGGCTGGTAGAGATCAATGACCTCAACACCCAATCTGGTCAGGGAATAGTTGCAAAAATTCTTGATCGAAGATGGAGTACAGTCAAGACCGAGATAATCTCCTGTCGGAGATCTTCTGAGTCCAGTTTTTACACTGAGAAAAACTTTGTCTCTCTTTCCTTTTATGGCTTTTCCGATCTGCATTTCATTTAAGCCCATACTGTAAAAATCAGCGGTATTTATGAAATTAATGCCCTTTTCTATTGCTGTTTCTAACACTTTAATTATTCTTGAACTTTCCGTGGAATCAATATCCCTATTTGGTGTCATACTGCGTGTACCAATGGATACTGCAGAAACTTTTGGCCCATTTTTTCCCAAAGATCTATACTGCATCGAAATATAGGTTTAGAGGTAAATTAATTGTTATAGCGATATAAGCTTACTAAAATTAAAAATAATTTGCAGTAAAATAGAATAGCAAGCAGTGTTTTTTTGACCTAAATATTATAGAAATGCCTAAACAAATGATTTCTGTATTTGTTTTATTTAAACGCGCTCCATTAATACTATTAGTAACGTTTGGCTGGGTATTTTGCCCAGCCTCTATTTAATCTCTTCTGTTAATACATACAAATTCTATATCGCACAGTTATTTTATTCGCACATCACTGATATTTAACCAGTTGTGAAATAAGCCATACCACGTAGGATAAATAAATGATTATTGCGCTATATATTTGTATAATTAATAAATTTACTTAGTTAAAATATCGAAAGTTAATTGACTATGGCCCAACCTGAAAATGTAGAGGATCTGAGAATCGAATTAGAATCGCTAAAATATCGTGTGAAAGAGCTGACGGATTTTATCGAAAACGGAAGTATGCCCCTTCACTGGGTAAATGGGGACGGTATTATTATCTGGGCAAACCAGGCCGAACTCGATCTTCTGGGATATACCAAAGAAGAATATATTGGTTTTCCGATCCAGAATTTTCATGCCGATAGTGATATAATTTCGGAGCTATTGGTTAAACTTTCCAATAATGAAACGGTACAGGATTTTCCGGCCAGTCTACTGTCCAAAAATGGGGATGTCAAATATGTCAGAATCAGTTCAAATGTACTGATAGAGGACGGAAAATTTATCCATACGCGATGTTTCACCAGAGATGTAACCGAGCTGGTCAAAGAAGAAAAACGCAAGAACGAACTTCACCATCTACTTGCGGAAAGTGCGGAACGTTTACGGCTTGCGATTTCAGCATCTAACTTGGGTATATGGGAATTAGATTTAATTACCGGAAATATCCAAATTTCAGATGAACTTCGGCAGATGCTTGAAATCCCGATAGAAGTTGATGCAGGTGGTCTGCTTAAAGATTATATTTACCCGGAAGATAAAGAAAAGGTGGAATCCCATATTTCAGATGTGAAATATAGGGATAACGGTGAGTTTGATATTATTTTTAGATTTTTAAAATCGAATGCTATTCCTGTCTGGATCAGGGTGCAGGGAATTATACAGAAACAAGTAAGCGAAGGTTT encodes the following:
- a CDS encoding aldo/keto reductase, producing the protein MQYRSLGKNGPKVSAVSIGTRSMTPNRDIDSTESSRIIKVLETAIEKGINFINTADFYSMGLNEMQIGKAIKGKRDKVFLSVKTGLRRSPTGDYLGLDCTPSSIKNFCNYSLTRLGVEVIDLYQPARIDPNVPLEDTVGAIADLIKEGKVRYLGMSEVNARQLKIANEIYPVSALEIEYSLATRFIEHEILPMARSLEISVIPYSVLYYGLLTGDINGPFSKSDYRSTLPRFNSENLTANLEIIDFLKDFSAQKGYSPSQIAVAWLLNQGNDIIPIIGMGCPERVSDNLKALEIKFTNEELLFLDSTFSMGAIKGDRYPETLKSIIPS
- a CDS encoding PAS domain S-box protein encodes the protein MAQPENVEDLRIELESLKYRVKELTDFIENGSMPLHWVNGDGIIIWANQAELDLLGYTKEEYIGFPIQNFHADSDIISELLVKLSNNETVQDFPASLLSKNGDVKYVRISSNVLIEDGKFIHTRCFTRDVTELVKEEKRKNELHHLLAESAERLRLAISASNLGIWELDLITGNIQISDELRQMLEIPIEVDAGGLLKDYIYPEDKEKVESHISDVKYRDNGEFDIIFRFLKSNAIPVWIRVQGIIQKQVSEGLHRVVGCVLDITDLKNSEEYHSKLVAIVNSSFDAIISKTLNGVVSTWNSSAETIFGYSADEMIGQPIIKIIPEERLGEEDYILEKLRAGESINHFETQRLTKSGKLLDVSLTISPIKNANGEIMGISKIARDISEKNRKKEGKMILFQW